The Algoriphagus sp. TR-M9 genome has a window encoding:
- the trxA gene encoding thioredoxin: MSAQPKTFQQLIDGDQPVLVDFFATWCGPCKMMQPILEDTAKQLGEQVKIVKVDVDKNQLAASKFQVRGVPTLILFQKGKILWRESGVVPAHQLVNVLKTNISQTA, from the coding sequence ATGAGTGCACAACCCAAAACATTCCAGCAACTGATTGACGGCGACCAGCCTGTATTGGTAGATTTCTTTGCTACCTGGTGTGGACCTTGCAAAATGATGCAGCCTATACTGGAAGATACTGCCAAGCAGCTCGGTGAGCAGGTGAAAATAGTCAAAGTGGATGTGGACAAAAACCAGTTGGCAGCGAGTAAATTTCAGGTGCGTGGGGTTCCTACTTTGATATTATTTCAAAAAGGGAAAATTCTCTGGAGAGAATCAGGAGTAGTCCCGGCACATCAATTAGTCAATGTGCTGAAAACCAATATCAGCCAGACCGCCTAA
- a CDS encoding MBL fold metallo-hydrolase — translation MKIEQIYTGCLAQGAYYIESDGEAAVIDPLREVQPYIEKATRRNAKIKFVFETHFHADFVSGHQDLSAKTGAPIVYGPTSMKMGFDAIVAEDGQEFQIGKAKVKVLHTPGHTMESSCYLLYNEAGKPEAIFTGDTLFIGDVGRPDLAQKVVEDLTQDKLAGHLYDSLRNKIMPLPDDLIVYPAHGAGSACGKNMSKETSDTLGNQKKTNYALQEMTKEEFIKEVITGLTPPPAYFPQNVMMNIQGYDSIDAVLERGVKPLTPAQFEAAANETGALILDTRAPQVFAKGFVPNSVNIGIDGSFAVWVGAMIPDLKQEILVVAEEGREEEVITRLARVGYDFALGYLEGGVEAWEKAGFELDSIESITAEELADRKQENPELNILDVRKNSEFLSEHVLDAENAPLDYINDSMLKVDKAKTYYVHCAGGYRSMVFNSILRARGYDRLIDVDGGFKAIKESGKFKVSDYVCPTTLL, via the coding sequence ATGAAAATCGAACAAATTTATACCGGCTGCCTAGCTCAAGGGGCTTACTACATCGAGTCAGATGGGGAAGCAGCGGTGATCGATCCGCTGAGAGAGGTTCAGCCTTATATAGAAAAGGCAACCCGTAGAAATGCCAAAATCAAATTCGTATTTGAGACCCATTTTCATGCGGATTTTGTTTCAGGGCATCAGGATCTTTCTGCCAAGACCGGCGCTCCCATAGTCTACGGCCCTACCAGCATGAAGATGGGCTTTGATGCCATAGTGGCAGAGGACGGACAGGAATTCCAAATCGGTAAAGCAAAGGTGAAAGTACTTCACACGCCTGGCCATACCATGGAGAGCTCCTGCTACCTGCTCTATAATGAAGCGGGAAAGCCTGAGGCTATCTTCACAGGTGACACCTTGTTTATAGGGGATGTGGGTAGACCGGATCTCGCTCAGAAGGTGGTAGAAGACCTCACCCAGGATAAGCTAGCAGGTCATCTTTATGATTCATTGAGGAACAAAATCATGCCTTTACCGGACGACTTAATCGTCTATCCGGCACATGGAGCAGGTTCTGCCTGCGGCAAAAATATGAGTAAGGAGACTTCGGATACTTTGGGCAACCAGAAGAAGACGAATTATGCGCTTCAGGAAATGACAAAAGAAGAATTTATCAAGGAAGTGATCACAGGATTGACTCCTCCTCCGGCCTATTTTCCGCAGAATGTGATGATGAATATTCAAGGCTATGATAGCATAGATGCTGTGCTGGAAAGAGGAGTGAAGCCTTTGACCCCGGCCCAGTTTGAAGCGGCAGCCAACGAAACAGGTGCTTTGATTCTGGATACCCGGGCCCCACAGGTTTTTGCTAAAGGCTTTGTGCCCAACTCGGTAAACATAGGAATCGATGGGAGCTTTGCCGTATGGGTCGGCGCTATGATTCCGGATTTGAAACAGGAAATCCTGGTGGTAGCAGAGGAAGGAAGAGAGGAAGAAGTGATCACCAGACTGGCACGTGTGGGATATGACTTTGCGCTGGGATATTTAGAAGGAGGAGTGGAAGCCTGGGAAAAAGCCGGATTTGAGCTAGATAGTATAGAGTCTATTACTGCCGAAGAACTGGCAGACCGAAAGCAAGAAAACCCGGAGCTGAACATCCTGGATGTGCGCAAGAACAGTGAATTCCTGTCTGAGCATGTTTTAGATGCGGAGAATGCGCCTCTTGACTACATCAATGATAGTATGCTGAAAGTGGACAAAGCTAAAACTTACTATGTGCACTGTGCGGGTGGGTACAGGTCTATGGTGTTCAACTCTATCCTTAGAGCACGCGGCTATGACCGGCTTATCGATGTAGATGGAGGTTTCAAGGCGATCAAAGAGTCCGGAAAGTTCAAGGTGTCAGACTATGTATGCCCTACCACCTTGTTATAA